From Trichocoleus desertorum ATA4-8-CV12, the proteins below share one genomic window:
- a CDS encoding IS630 family transposase, giving the protein MIAAEQDTQRVQDLRFAYRLWSLTIDPRNLVFIDETGIHLAMTRLYGRAPIGERLYDSEAPSNGGQNISLIGGMSIDGLIATLSIVGSVNTDVFLFYIQEILIPQLWVGAIIVMDNLPVHHASVVQEAIAAVGANVVFLPPYSPDLSPIELCWSKLKQLLRSAKARTKEALDQALTQIINECISDDDALGWFAHCGLFI; this is encoded by the coding sequence TTGATTGCGGCTGAACAAGACACGCAACGGGTCCAGGATCTGCGGTTTGCTTACCGATTGTGGAGTCTCACAATCGACCCTCGGAACTTGGTATTTATTGATGAAACGGGTATCCATCTGGCAATGACACGCTTATATGGTCGCGCCCCCATTGGCGAACGCTTGTATGACAGTGAGGCTCCTAGTAACGGTGGTCAGAACATCTCGTTGATTGGGGGCATGAGTATCGATGGGCTGATTGCAACCCTGAGTATTGTTGGCAGCGTCAATACCGATGTGTTCTTGTTCTACATCCAAGAGATTTTGATTCCTCAATTATGGGTGGGAGCGATCATCGTAATGGATAACTTACCTGTTCATCATGCTTCAGTCGTGCAGGAGGCAATTGCTGCGGTCGGAGCAAACGTTGTGTTTTTGCCGCCTTACTCTCCCGACCTTTCACCCATTGAGTTATGTTGGTCAAAACTCAAGCAACTGTTGCGATCGGCTAAAGCTCGAACTAAGGAAGCACTTGATCAAGCGTTAACCCAGATTATCAATGAGTGCATTTCTGATGATGATGCCCTTGGTTGGTTCGCTCACTGTGGTTTATTCATCTGA
- a CDS encoding transposase, producing the protein MPAPLSVDLRQRIIALYEAKEGSQRQLAKRFKVSLSFIRDLMRHYRKTGTVQPKPHGGGAVAKLGKEQLPIVAALVTAQPDALLRELCERFAQQTGIEVSVSTMQQAVCKLKLSVKKNIDCG; encoded by the coding sequence ATGCCTGCCCCTCTGTCTGTTGATTTGCGGCAAAGAATTATCGCTTTGTATGAGGCGAAAGAAGGATCTCAACGACAACTGGCAAAGCGATTCAAGGTGAGTCTATCGTTCATCAGAGATTTGATGCGACACTATCGCAAAACAGGAACTGTGCAACCAAAACCTCACGGGGGAGGAGCAGTTGCCAAGTTAGGGAAGGAACAGTTGCCCATCGTTGCAGCCTTAGTCACGGCTCAACCGGATGCTCTGCTCAGAGAGTTGTGTGAACGCTTTGCTCAACAAACTGGGATAGAGGTGAGCGTATCGACCATGCAACAAGCTGTGTGCAAGCTCAAGCTCAGCGTCAAAAAAAACATTGATTGCGGCTGA
- a CDS encoding SH3 domain-containing protein, which yields MEFLLQRWAIAGLSLATVVGAISAANPSHAMPSGLKPIPENACQRSSFYQVKTSDGLGLVARRSDGSLRSLANGTLIKFLGEGRRGASLLVTGEKAPVVVDNLQFRSLVKIASSGRFAGKMRIKTLEPGGYVNLRKEATVWGGSETLVAGVLKDGTKVSVKGLAPNTSEFYYVMAPGGLEGYVTSSYLLCNAT from the coding sequence ATGGAATTTCTGTTACAACGCTGGGCGATCGCGGGGTTAAGTTTAGCTACAGTAGTTGGAGCCATAAGCGCTGCGAATCCATCCCACGCTATGCCTTCAGGCCTAAAACCAATTCCTGAAAATGCTTGCCAACGATCGAGCTTTTATCAAGTCAAAACTTCTGATGGGTTAGGCTTGGTAGCTCGCCGCTCAGATGGCTCCTTGCGGTCACTGGCTAACGGGACGTTGATCAAGTTTTTGGGTGAGGGACGACGTGGAGCCAGTCTGTTGGTAACTGGAGAAAAGGCACCTGTCGTGGTTGATAACCTCCAGTTCCGTTCTTTAGTGAAAATTGCTTCGAGTGGGCGTTTTGCTGGCAAAATGCGCATCAAAACCTTGGAACCAGGAGGCTATGTCAACCTTCGTAAAGAGGCGACAGTTTGGGGAGGCAGTGAAACGTTGGTTGCAGGCGTGTTGAAAGATGGCACCAAAGTCAGCGTCAAAGGATTGGCTCCTAATACCTCAGAGTTTTACTATGTTATGGCTCCTGGAGGGTTGGAGGGATATGTTACCAGCTCATATTTGCTTTGTAATGCTACCTAA
- a CDS encoding IS1 family transposase (programmed frameshift) → MECKLCAYPRIHKHGKAPNGSQRYFCPQCQQTFNERFDTLYYHRQVTPEQIRQVLQAHSEGSSLRGISRTSGLAYNTVVSIVRAASQQAQLVHNAQVQAVQTQEVSADELWSFVKKQKQCLPDELEVGDCWIGVSLADSSGLILAARVGKHTDELIEELVVSSEGKTVCKCWNSDGWGSYERVLPPEILHYIGKDKTQRLERTNGVVRQQTGRWHHRQNKFGKVWEQTKVTTRIVVSYFNWIWQHSRLKTTAAQRAGLTLQPWTWHDLITYPTII, encoded by the exons ATGGAATGCAAACTCTGTGCTTACCCCCGTATACATAAGCATGGCAAAGCTCCTAACGGCAGCCAACGATATTTCTGTCCGCAGTGCCAGCAAACATTCAATGAACGCTTTGACACCTTGTACTACCATCGCCAAGTCACACCAGAACAGATTCGACAGGTATTACAGGCACATAGCGAAGGCAGCAGTCTGAGAGGGATTAGCCGCACGAGTGGACTTGCCTATAACACGGTCGTGAGCATCGTTCGTGCCGCCAGCCAGCAGGCGCAGTTGGTGCATAATGCTCAAGTTCAGGCAGTACAAACGCAGGAAGTGAGCGCGGATGAACTGTGGTCATTTGTC AAAAAACAGAAGCAGTGCCTTCCCGACGAGTTAGAAGTTGGGGATTGCTGGATTGGAGTGAGTCTAGCTGATTCGAGTGGGCTGATCCTAGCGGCCCGAGTGGGAAAACATACGGACGAATTGATTGAGGAGTTAGTGGTTAGTAGTGAAGGCAAAACCGTCTGTAAATGTTGGAATAGTGATGGTTGGGGAAGCTACGAGAGAGTATTGCCACCTGAGATTCTCCATTACATTGGCAAAGACAAGACGCAACGCTTAGAGAGAACCAATGGAGTGGTGAGACAACAGACCGGACGGTGGCACCACAGACAGAATAAGTTTGGCAAGGTGTGGGAACAAACCAAGGTAACGACACGGATAGTCGTGAGTTACTTCAACTGGATTTGGCAGCATAGTCGATTGAAGACGACCGCAGCTCAACGAGCAGGATTAACGCTACAGCCCTGGACTTGGCATGATCTCATTACCTATCCCACTATTATTTGA
- a CDS encoding IS4 family transposase: MGQTLYVVLDRTQWQGVNVLTASVIYRGRALPLYWQFLSHSGSSGLAQQQAVLRPLLALLKPYQVVVLGDREFCSVHLARWLCQEQFNFCLRLRCNEYIQDETGFFGQLQSLGLKPGQSQFFEQVKVTKQAGVGLFNVASYWKRAYRGHCENSAWFLLTNLPALGVAVKAYQHRMGIEAFFRDYKSGGYQVESTRLNPQRLSGLFVLLALAYTSAVIQGHEVRTQGLASYICRAREGRRMRRRHSDFWVGLYAQAWLDGMDLATDWVESWMQLSDNKQPYLQRGLHAISRLQSLF, from the coding sequence ATGGGACAAACTCTCTACGTGGTCCTTGACCGCACGCAGTGGCAAGGGGTGAATGTGCTGACGGCCAGTGTGATTTATCGAGGGCGAGCTTTACCTTTGTACTGGCAGTTCTTGTCGCATTCTGGGAGTTCGGGTTTAGCGCAACAACAAGCGGTTTTACGCCCACTCTTAGCCTTGCTTAAACCTTATCAAGTCGTGGTCTTAGGCGACCGAGAATTTTGCTCGGTGCATCTAGCGAGATGGCTGTGCCAAGAGCAGTTCAACTTCTGTTTACGCTTACGCTGTAACGAGTATATTCAAGATGAAACGGGTTTTTTTGGGCAACTCCAATCCTTGGGATTAAAGCCAGGTCAATCACAATTCTTCGAGCAGGTGAAGGTGACGAAACAAGCAGGAGTTGGACTGTTTAATGTGGCTAGTTATTGGAAACGAGCTTATCGAGGCCATTGTGAGAACAGTGCTTGGTTTCTCCTAACCAATCTGCCCGCTTTAGGGGTTGCTGTGAAGGCTTACCAACATCGCATGGGCATTGAAGCTTTTTTTCGTGACTACAAAAGTGGAGGGTATCAGGTGGAATCTACCCGTCTCAATCCTCAACGCTTATCGGGTTTATTTGTCCTCTTAGCCCTTGCTTACACCAGCGCAGTCATTCAAGGTCATGAAGTTCGCACTCAAGGCTTAGCTAGCTATATTTGTCGCGCCAGAGAAGGACGAAGAATGCGCCGCAGACATAGCGATTTTTGGGTGGGTTTGTATGCCCAAGCCTGGTTAGATGGCATGGATTTAGCCACCGATTGGGTAGAGTCTTGGATGCAGCTTAGTGACAATAAGCAACCCTATCTTCAGCGAGGTTTACACGCTATTTCCCGCCTCCAGTCCTTGTTCTAG
- a CDS encoding EamA family transporter — protein MTWLAISLVLTSAVIHATWNLLAHSKKADGLVFLRLSLLTGLVGLLPALFAEYKSAFPLTVWGLLILTGLFEAVYYLGLTMGYRHGNFSVVYPVARALPILFLSIVDVSRGRTPSLLGWLGILLVVIGCVLAPLQSLRNVKLTDYWNQATVWILVIMFATVGYTTVDKFAAELIPTGAETSARYIIWQSLLTIPFLGIALKCMGEPISKQKILMDWKGTTIYASFVFGSYWLMLWAYQLSPYVSYLSALRQFSIVLGVAYATVVFREPSPALRISAAILITLGMLCISQTS, from the coding sequence ATGACTTGGTTAGCGATCTCGTTAGTTCTAACATCTGCTGTTATTCATGCAACTTGGAATCTTCTAGCACATTCAAAAAAAGCGGATGGGCTCGTTTTTCTGCGACTCTCACTTCTGACAGGACTGGTAGGATTACTGCCAGCTCTATTCGCAGAGTACAAGAGTGCTTTTCCACTAACCGTCTGGGGGTTGCTCATTTTAACAGGTTTATTCGAGGCTGTGTACTACTTAGGGCTAACAATGGGTTACCGTCACGGAAACTTTAGCGTTGTTTACCCGGTGGCACGTGCCCTACCAATTCTCTTCCTATCGATCGTGGATGTTAGTCGTGGACGAACCCCCTCTCTGCTCGGTTGGTTAGGGATTTTACTGGTTGTAATTGGATGTGTTCTGGCTCCCTTACAATCCCTACGAAATGTCAAATTAACCGATTACTGGAACCAAGCAACTGTTTGGATTCTAGTCATTATGTTCGCCACAGTTGGGTATACAACGGTTGATAAATTTGCAGCAGAATTGATTCCTACGGGAGCTGAAACGTCAGCGCGTTATATTATTTGGCAGTCCCTCCTGACTATACCCTTTTTAGGCATTGCTCTTAAATGTATGGGCGAACCAATAAGCAAGCAAAAGATCTTGATGGATTGGAAAGGAACCACCATTTATGCGTCTTTTGTTTTTGGTTCCTACTGGCTGATGCTATGGGCATACCAGTTGAGTCCCTACGTCAGCTACTTATCCGCTTTACGCCAATTCAGCATTGTCCTTGGTGTTGCCTATGCAACGGTAGTTTTTCGAGAACCATCACCCGCTCTCCGCATTAGTGCTGCGATATTAATAACGTTAGGAATGCTTTGTATCAGCCAAACTTCTTGA
- a CDS encoding 2-aminoethylphosphonate--pyruvate transaminase, which produces MNRTILLNPGPVTLSDRVRQALLRGDWCHREPEFAELTLDIKCRLVQVYPEAIQEYEAVLLTGSGTCAVEAMLSTLIPQQGKALVVCNGVYGERMAAMIAAHRKAIATVTSEWHKPMDLATIENYLIHDPAITHVVAVHHETTTGRLNDIAKLGQLCKRREVALLLDTVSSFGAEAIDFANWNLEACASTANKCLHGVPGLAFVLVKRSVFETRTSAANSLYLDLYRYYQEQKQGFSPFTQAVQVAFALQEALKELEELGGWKTRHLRYRMLAQRIRGELKSLGFDLLLPDSDCSISLTSFQLLPNLSYTEIHDSLKRADFIIYAGQGGLKNSIFRIANMGDIQNEDVDRLLNCFRAIALRLEEQCL; this is translated from the coding sequence ATGAACCGAACTATTTTATTGAATCCCGGTCCTGTGACGCTGAGCGACCGTGTGCGTCAGGCTCTGTTACGAGGAGATTGGTGTCATCGAGAACCGGAGTTTGCGGAGTTAACCTTGGACATCAAATGTCGTTTGGTGCAGGTTTATCCAGAGGCTATTCAAGAGTATGAAGCTGTGTTGCTGACAGGGTCTGGAACTTGTGCCGTAGAAGCCATGCTCTCAACCCTGATTCCGCAACAGGGTAAGGCTTTAGTTGTGTGTAATGGGGTTTATGGTGAACGCATGGCAGCAATGATTGCTGCTCACCGAAAGGCGATCGCAACGGTTACATCCGAATGGCATAAGCCAATGGATTTGGCAACGATTGAGAACTACTTGATTCACGATCCAGCCATTACCCATGTTGTTGCGGTGCATCATGAAACAACAACCGGACGGTTAAATGACATCGCTAAGTTAGGGCAGCTTTGTAAACGGCGAGAAGTTGCCCTCTTACTTGATACCGTTTCTAGCTTTGGTGCCGAAGCGATCGACTTTGCCAACTGGAACCTGGAAGCCTGTGCCTCAACTGCTAATAAGTGCTTGCATGGAGTACCTGGTCTGGCTTTTGTTTTAGTAAAACGCTCCGTATTCGAGACTCGTACTTCAGCAGCCAATAGTTTATACCTTGATTTGTATCGCTATTATCAGGAACAAAAGCAAGGATTTTCACCATTTACGCAAGCAGTACAAGTTGCCTTTGCTTTACAAGAAGCCCTTAAAGAATTAGAGGAGCTGGGCGGTTGGAAGACCCGCCATCTACGATATCGAATGCTTGCTCAACGAATTCGCGGAGAGTTAAAGAGTCTGGGCTTCGATCTACTCTTGCCTGATTCTGATTGTAGTATTTCGTTAACATCCTTCCAACTCCTACCTAATCTTTCCTATACCGAAATTCATGACAGCCTGAAGCGGGCAGACTTCATCATCTATGCCGGACAAGGGGGGTTGAAAAATTCCATTTTTCGGATTGCCAATATGGGAGACATTCAAAACGAGGATGTTGACCGATTACTGAATTGTTTTCGGGCCATCGCTCTTCGACTTGAGGAACAGTGCCTATGA
- the aepY gene encoding phosphonopyruvate decarboxylase: protein MINANQFIQAAKRYGFQFYTGVPCSYLTPFINYVIDSPDLQYVGAANEGDAVAIASGMELSGKHSVVMFQNSGLGNAVNPLTSLNQIFKIPILIITTWRGEPGGAPDEPQHQLMGAITPPLLELMQIPWEFFPTEPEQIEPALHRAINHMTQQKTPYALIMRKGSVETCALNSQLPVKPLPVIPASIAFKPQAIATRTDILRAIQAASQSQDILLATTGFCGRELYALDDHTNQLYMVGSMGCISSLALGIALAQPQRRVIAIDGDGAALMRLGALATIGYERPTNLLHILLDNQIHESTGGQSTVSHSVDFCTIASACGYGKVAYAVTPEQVKAAIEMPAEQLTFLYVKTKPGVPENLPRPKITPDFVAQRLRHFLEASA from the coding sequence ATGATTAACGCTAATCAGTTTATTCAAGCTGCAAAAAGATATGGCTTTCAGTTCTACACGGGCGTACCCTGCTCCTATCTCACTCCATTCATCAACTATGTTATTGATTCGCCTGACTTACAGTATGTTGGTGCAGCAAATGAAGGGGATGCAGTGGCGATCGCTTCTGGAATGGAGTTATCTGGAAAGCATAGTGTTGTAATGTTCCAAAATTCTGGGTTAGGGAATGCCGTTAATCCCTTAACGTCCCTGAATCAGATTTTCAAAATTCCAATTCTGATCATTACAACCTGGCGAGGCGAACCTGGCGGGGCACCCGATGAACCTCAACACCAACTGATGGGGGCGATCACTCCACCATTACTGGAATTAATGCAAATTCCCTGGGAGTTCTTTCCTACAGAACCAGAGCAGATTGAACCTGCATTACACCGTGCAATCAATCACATGACTCAACAAAAAACCCCCTATGCACTGATCATGCGGAAGGGTTCAGTAGAAACCTGCGCCCTGAACTCACAGTTACCCGTTAAACCCTTGCCCGTGATACCTGCTTCAATAGCATTTAAACCACAGGCGATCGCGACTCGAACTGACATCTTGAGAGCAATCCAGGCAGCAAGCCAATCACAAGACATTTTATTGGCAACAACCGGCTTTTGTGGACGAGAGCTTTATGCGTTGGATGATCACACAAATCAACTCTATATGGTCGGCTCCATGGGGTGTATCTCCAGCCTGGCGTTAGGAATTGCCCTAGCACAACCACAACGACGAGTCATTGCGATTGATGGGGATGGTGCAGCTTTGATGAGACTGGGTGCCCTAGCAACGATCGGGTATGAACGTCCAACAAACCTACTACACATTCTTTTGGACAACCAGATTCATGAATCCACAGGTGGGCAGTCTACCGTTTCCCATTCAGTTGACTTTTGTACAATCGCCTCTGCCTGTGGTTACGGCAAAGTAGCGTATGCCGTAACACCAGAGCAGGTAAAGGCAGCAATTGAAATGCCTGCCGAACAACTCACATTCCTGTATGTCAAGACAAAGCCTGGTGTACCTGAGAATTTGCCGCGCCCCAAAATCACACCTGACTTTGTTGCCCAACGACTCCGGCACTTTTTGGAGGCATCTGCATGA
- the aepX gene encoding phosphoenolpyruvate mutase, translating to MEAHNGLSAKIVEETGFKGIWASGLSISAQLGVRDNNEASWTQVLEVIEFMSDATSIPILLDGDTGYGNFNNLQRLIRKLEQRHIAGVCIEDKIFPKTNSFINGDAQPLADIDEFCGKIKAAKDTQTDDDFVLIARIEAFIAGWGLAEALKRAEAYHAVGADGILIHSALRIPDEILAFKKEWGNRCPVVIVPTKYYATPTGIFRDHQFSIAIWANHLLRAAVTGMQKVAQQIKEEENLLNVEESVAPVSEVFRLQGADDLLEAEKRYLPQETRKVQSIILAASRGVQLGELTEDKPKCMLEVHGQPLLMSIVDTYQAVGIKNITVVRGYKKESVNVPNLKYIDNDDYHCTGELVSLAMAMKPAMQHSDELVISFGDVMYKKYILQMLLDSGHDFTVVVDADKSNDPTLVRQNYVNCSIPNVKHAFYASVYLKQVNRSLPKNEICGMWTGLLKVSNEGKQVLQSALDSLLQDQELYRQGRVTALLNELIQLGYPIHVIYVTGHWLNVDAIRDMIEAGSF from the coding sequence ATGGAAGCTCATAATGGCCTCAGTGCAAAGATTGTTGAAGAAACAGGCTTTAAGGGAATTTGGGCAAGTGGTTTGAGTATTTCTGCCCAGTTAGGGGTCCGTGATAATAACGAAGCCAGTTGGACTCAAGTTTTAGAAGTCATTGAGTTTATGTCCGATGCAACTTCAATCCCCATTCTTTTAGATGGAGATACGGGATATGGTAATTTCAATAACTTGCAACGCCTGATTCGAAAACTTGAGCAACGACACATTGCCGGAGTGTGTATCGAGGACAAAATCTTTCCGAAAACCAATAGTTTCATCAATGGTGATGCGCAGCCTTTAGCAGATATTGATGAATTCTGCGGCAAAATTAAAGCTGCAAAAGATACCCAAACAGATGATGATTTTGTTCTGATCGCTCGAATCGAAGCTTTTATTGCAGGTTGGGGCTTAGCTGAAGCTTTAAAGCGGGCAGAAGCATACCATGCAGTAGGAGCGGACGGAATTCTGATTCACAGCGCACTGCGGATACCCGATGAAATTTTAGCCTTTAAAAAAGAGTGGGGAAACCGCTGCCCGGTTGTGATTGTGCCAACTAAATACTACGCCACGCCAACGGGTATATTTCGGGATCACCAGTTTTCGATCGCCATCTGGGCGAATCATCTACTTCGAGCAGCAGTCACTGGAATGCAGAAGGTGGCGCAGCAGATCAAGGAGGAAGAAAATTTACTGAATGTGGAAGAATCGGTTGCACCCGTGTCTGAGGTATTTAGATTACAGGGAGCAGATGATTTACTAGAGGCAGAAAAGCGTTACTTACCGCAAGAGACTCGAAAAGTACAATCTATCATTCTTGCAGCATCACGAGGAGTTCAGTTAGGGGAACTCACAGAAGACAAACCTAAATGCATGTTAGAGGTTCATGGACAACCGCTACTAATGTCGATCGTGGATACCTACCAAGCAGTTGGAATCAAAAATATCACGGTTGTACGAGGGTACAAAAAAGAATCAGTTAATGTACCGAATCTAAAATACATCGACAACGATGATTACCACTGCACTGGAGAATTGGTATCTCTTGCAATGGCTATGAAGCCGGCAATGCAACACTCTGATGAATTGGTAATCAGCTTCGGCGATGTGATGTACAAGAAATACATTCTGCAAATGCTGCTTGATTCAGGTCACGATTTTACAGTGGTTGTGGATGCTGACAAAAGCAATGATCCCACCCTGGTTCGTCAAAATTACGTCAATTGCTCAATCCCAAATGTAAAACATGCTTTTTATGCCTCCGTTTATTTAAAGCAGGTCAATCGGAGTTTGCCAAAAAATGAAATCTGCGGCATGTGGACAGGATTGCTCAAAGTCTCTAACGAAGGAAAGCAAGTTCTTCAATCGGCGTTAGACTCTCTTTTGCAAGACCAAGAACTTTATCGGCAAGGGCGAGTTACGGCTCTCCTGAATGAACTGATCCAACTCGGTTATCCCATTCACGTTATTTACGTCACGGGGCATTGGCTGAATGTCGATGCGATTAGAGACATGATTGAAGCAGGGAGTTTCTAA
- a CDS encoding reverse transcriptase N-terminal domain-containing protein → MVRHSSNASELWKNIKWKKFRKILFRLQCRLYKAITIGNKRKARGLQKLILKSQAARLLAIRQVTQLNAGKKTAGVDGKSSLSIEARLKLSEQLEASATNWKHQKLREIPILKKDGTTRMLKIPTIADRAWQCLAKYALEPAHEATFHASSYGFRTGRSAHDAQKILFLNLNSSCNGINKRVIELDIERCFERISHSAIMDNLIAPKSLKLGIFRCLKAGTNIGFPDQGTPQGGVASPLLANIALNGIEEIHPSLRYADDMVIILKPGDDEAKILEQVSAFLVARGMSVSERKTKVTATTDGFDFLGWHFKVQQNGKFRSTPSEDNFRAFRQKVKHIVNNGNYGATVKAEKLAVVVRGWRNYHKYCKMDGSRNSLYHIQYRTYQVFNQEAKQDRHSSKELLDKAFPKVPYSEWRYANVKGNKSPYDGDIVYWSKRSSKLYDGSTSKTLKKQNHQCNSCGLKFISEESIHLHHVDGKHSNWRHNNLVVIHKSCHDYIHMGSTSKARA, encoded by the coding sequence ATGGTTAGACACAGCAGCAATGCTAGTGAACTGTGGAAAAACATCAAATGGAAGAAATTCCGAAAGATACTATTCCGATTACAATGTCGCCTGTACAAAGCTATTACCATTGGAAACAAGCGGAAAGCGCGGGGATTGCAGAAACTAATTCTCAAATCTCAAGCGGCTAGACTATTAGCGATCCGACAAGTGACACAGCTCAACGCGGGTAAAAAGACGGCTGGAGTTGATGGAAAATCGTCCCTCAGCATTGAGGCACGTCTAAAATTGAGCGAACAGCTCGAAGCAAGCGCCACCAACTGGAAACATCAAAAGCTTAGGGAAATCCCTATCCTCAAGAAGGACGGCACAACCCGAATGCTCAAAATTCCCACCATCGCAGACAGAGCTTGGCAATGCCTAGCAAAATATGCGTTGGAACCAGCTCACGAAGCAACCTTCCATGCCAGCAGCTACGGGTTCAGGACAGGACGTTCGGCGCACGATGCCCAAAAAATCCTATTTCTGAATCTCAACAGCTCTTGCAATGGCATCAACAAGCGAGTCATCGAACTCGACATTGAAAGATGCTTTGAGCGGATTAGCCACTCTGCAATCATGGACAATCTCATTGCACCGAAAAGCTTAAAGCTCGGAATTTTTCGCTGCCTAAAAGCCGGAACCAATATTGGATTTCCTGACCAAGGGACGCCACAAGGTGGAGTGGCAAGCCCATTACTCGCAAATATTGCTCTGAACGGTATTGAAGAGATTCACCCCAGCCTCCGATACGCGGACGACATGGTGATTATCCTAAAACCAGGAGACGATGAAGCCAAAATTCTTGAACAGGTCAGCGCATTTCTAGTAGCACGGGGAATGAGTGTAAGTGAACGCAAAACCAAAGTAACCGCTACGACAGATGGATTTGACTTCCTTGGCTGGCACTTCAAAGTCCAGCAAAACGGAAAGTTTAGAAGTACTCCTTCAGAGGACAACTTCAGAGCGTTTCGTCAGAAGGTAAAACACATCGTTAACAATGGGAATTATGGTGCCACGGTGAAAGCCGAAAAATTAGCCGTCGTGGTCAGAGGATGGAGGAATTACCATAAGTACTGCAAGATGGATGGGTCTCGAAACTCTCTGTATCACATCCAGTACAGAACTTACCAGGTATTCAACCAGGAAGCTAAGCAAGACCGCCATTCCAGCAAAGAATTGTTGGACAAGGCATTCCCCAAGGTTCCCTACTCCGAATGGAGGTATGCCAATGTCAAAGGAAATAAATCCCCCTATGACGGAGACATTGTCTACTGGAGCAAACGTAGCAGTAAACTCTACGATGGCAGCACCTCCAAAACCCTCAAGAAGCAAAACCATCAATGCAACTCATGTGGACTCAAGTTCATCAGCGAGGAAAGCATTCATTTACATCATGTAGATGGAAAGCACTCAAACTGGAGACACAATAACCTGGTAGTTATCCATAAGAGCTGCCACGATTACATCCACATGGGAAGCACAAGCAAGGCAAGAGCCTAG